The following coding sequences lie in one Pan paniscus chromosome X, NHGRI_mPanPan1-v2.0_pri, whole genome shotgun sequence genomic window:
- the IRS4 gene encoding insulin receptor substrate 4, whose product MASCSFTRDQATRRLRGAAAAAAAALAAVVTTPLLSSGTPTALIGTGSSCPGAMWLSTATGSRSDSESEEEDLPVGEEVCKRGYLRKQKHGHRRYFVLKLETADAPARLEYYENARKFRHSVRAAAAAAAAAASGAAIPPLIPPRRVITLYQCFSVSQRADARYRHLIALFTQDEYFAMVAENESEQESWYLLLSRLILESKRRRCGTLGAQPDGEPAALAAAAAAEPPFYKDVWQVIVKPRGLGHRKELSGVFRLCLTDEEVVFVRLNTEVASVVVQLLSIRRCGHSEQYFFLEVGRSTVIGPGELWMQVDDCVVAQNMHELFLEKMRALCADEYRARCRSYSISIGAHLLTLLSARRHLGLVPLEPGGWLRRSRFEQFCHLRAIGDGEDEMLFTRRFVTPSEPVAHSRRGRLHLPRGRRSRRAVSVPASFFRRLAPSPARPRHPAEAPNNGARLSSEVSRSGSGNSGEEGNPQGKEDQEGSGGDYMPMNNWGSGNGRGSGGGQGSNGQGSSSHSSGGNQCSGEGQGSRGGQGSNGQGSGGNQCSRDGQGTAGGHGSGGGQRPGGGHGSGGGQGPGDGHGSGGGKNSGGGKGSGSGKGSDGDGERGKSLKKRSYFGKLTQSKQQQMPPPPPPPPPPPPAGATGGKGKSGGRFRLYFCADRGATKERKEAKEVKDAEIPEGAARGPHRARAFDEDEDDPYVPMRPGVATPLVSSSDYMPMAPQNVSASKKRHSRSPFEDSRGYMMMFPRVSPPPAPSPPKAPDTNKEDNSKDNDSESDYMFMAPGAGAIPKNPRNPQGGSSSKSWSSYFSLPNPFRSSPLGQNDNSEYVPMLPGKFLGRGLDKEVSYNWDPKDAASKPSGEGSFSKPGDGGSPSKPSDDEPPKNKAKRPNRLSFITKGYKIKPKPQKPTHEQREADSSSDYVNMDFTKRESNTPAPSTQGLPDSWGIIAEPRQSAFSNYVNVEFGVPFPNPANDLSDLLRAIPRANPLSLDSARWPLPPLPLSATGSNAIEEEGDYIEVIFNSAMTPAMALADSAIRYDAETGRIYVVDPFSECCMDISLSPSRCSEPPPVARLLQEEEQERRRPQSRSQSFFAAARAAVSAFPTDSLERDLSPSSAPAVASAAEPTLALSQVVAAASALAAAPGIGAAAAAAGFDSASARWFQPVANAADAEAVRGAQDVAGGSNPGAHNPSANLARGDNQAGGAAAAAAPPEPPPRSRRVPRPPEREDSDNDDDTYVRMDFARRDNQFDSPKRE is encoded by the exons ATGGCGAGTTGCTCCTTCACTCGCGACCAAGCGACAAGAAGACTAAGAGgtgcagcagcggcagcagcggCAGCTCTAGCAGCAGTGGTGACCACCCCGCTTCTTTCCTCGGGAACCCCGACCGCACTCATTGGGACCGGGTCGTCTTGTCCGGGAGCCATGTGGCTCTCCACGGCCACTGGCTCCCGGTCAGACTCCGAGTCCGAAGAGGAGGACCTGCCCGTCGGGGAGGAAGTCTGCAAACGCGGCTACCTGCGGAAACAGAAGCATGGGCACAGGCGCTACTTCGTGCTCAAACTCGAGACTGCTGACGCCCCAGCTCGGCTGGAATACTACGAAAATGCCAGGAAGTTCCGGCACAGTGTCCGCGCCGCGGCGGCTGCAGCAGCGGCGGCCGCCTCTGGCGCCGCGATCCCCCCGCTCATTCCACCGCGGCGCGTGATCACCCTATACCAGTGCTTTTCCGTGAGCCAGCGAGCAGATGCAAGGTACCGACACCTCATTGCTCTTTTCACCCAAGACGAATACTTCGCGATGGTGGCCGAGAACGAGTCGGAGCAGGAAAGCTGGTACTTGCTGCTCAGCCGCCTCATCCTCGAGAGCAAGCGCCGCCGCTGCGGCACGCTCGGCGCGCAGCCGGACGGAGAGCCGGCCGCGctggcggcggcagcggcggcggagCCACCCTTCTATAAAGATGTGTGGCAGGTAATAGTCAAACCCAGGGGGCTGGGGCACAGAAAAGAGCTGAGCGGCGTGTTCCGGCTGTGTCTAACCGACGAGGAGGTCGTGTTTGTGAGGCTGAACACCGAAGTGGCCAGCGTGGTCGTCCAGCTCCTGAGCATCCGTCGCTGTGGACACTCGGAGCAGTATTTCTTCTTGGAAGTAGGCAGGTCCACTGTCATCGGTCCGGGAGAGCTCTGGATGCAGGTCGATGACTGTGTGGTTGCCCAAAACATGCATGAGCTGTTTTTGGAGAAGATGAGAGCCTTGTGTGCAGACGAATACAGAGCCCGCTGCCGCAGCTACAGCATCAGCATCGGCGCCCACCTGTTAACCCTGCTGTCCGCTAGGAGGCACCTGGGCTTGGTGCCGCTCGAGCCGGGAGGCTGGCTCAGAAGGTCCCGCTTTGAGCAGTTTTGCCACCTCAGGGCCATCGGCGACGGGGAAGACGAGATGCTTTTCACCAGGCGCTTCGTAACACCCAGCGAGCCTGTGGCCCACTCCAGGCGAGGAAGACTGCACCTGCCCAGAGGGCGCAGGTCAAGGAGAGCGGTTTCAGTGCCGGCCAGCTTTTTTCGCCGCTTAGCACCCAGCCCAGCACGTCCCCGGCACCCTGCAGAAGCCCCGAACAATGGAGCTCGCCTGTCTTCTGAAGTGTCTCGCTCTGGCTCTGGCAACTCTGGGGAGGAAGGCAATCCCCAGGGCAAAGAAGATCAGGAAGGAAGCGGAGGTGACTACATGCCTATGAACAATTGGGGCTCAGGAAATGGCCGGGGCTCAGGAGGTGGCCAGGGCTCAAATGGCCAAGGCTCCAGTAGCCATAGCTCGGGAGGAAACCAGTGTTCAGGCGAGGGACAGGGATCCCGAGGTGGTCAGGGCTCAAATGGCCAGGGCTCAGGAGGAAACCAGTGCTCTAGAGATGGCCAGGGCACCGCAGGTGGGCACGGTTCAGGTGGTGGCCAGAGACCTGGAGGTGGGCATGGCTCAGGTGGTGGCCAGGGACCTGGAGATGGCCATGGCTCAGGTGGTGGCAAGAACTCTGGAGGGGGCAAAGGCTCAGGAAGTGGGAAAGGATCCGATGGTGATGGTGAACGTGGAAAATCTCTGAAGAAAAGATCCTATTTTGGCAAATTAACTCAAAGCAAGCAACAGCAaatgccaccacctccaccacctcctcctccacccccaccagcTGGAGCAACTGGTGGAAAAGGGAAGTCTGGGGGAAGATTCAGACTTTATTTTTGTGCTGACAGAGGAGCCACGAAAGAACGCAAAGaagccaaagaagtgaaagatgcaGAGATCCCAGAAGGTGCAGCTCGAGGTCCCCACAGAGCCAGAGCTTTTGATGAAGATGAGGATGACCCATACGTGCCAATGAGGCCAGGGGTGGCCACCCCTCTTGTAAGCTCCAGTGATTATATGCCAATGGCTCCTCAAAATGTCTCTGCTTCAAAAAAGCGCCACTCTCGATCCCCTTTTGAAGATTCAAGAGGGTACATGATGATGTTTCCCAGAGTGAGCCCACCACCTGCTCCGAGTCCTCCAAAAGCACCTGATACTAATAAAGAGGATAACTCAAAGGACAATGACAGTGAGAGTGACTACATGTTTATGGCTCCTGGAGCCGGTGCAATTCCAAAAAACCCCAGAAATCCTCAGGGTGGCTCTTCCTCCAAAAGTTGGAGCTCCTACTTCTCTCTACCAAACCCTTTTCGGAGCTCACCTTTGGGACAGAATGACAACAGTGAGTATGTGCCAATGTTACCTGGAAAGTTCCTGGGGAGGGGCCTAGACAAAGAAGTCTCCTATAACTGGGACCCCAAAGATGCAGCTTCAAAGCCTTCAGGTGAGGGATCATTCTCAAAGCCTGGAGATGGGGGATCACCTTCAAAGCCTTCAGATGATGAGCCCCCAAAGAATAAAGCTAAGAGACCTAACCGACTTTCTTTTATTAcaaaaggatataaaatcaaGCCAAAACCACAAAAGCCCACACATGAGCAGAGAGAAGCTGACAGCTCTAGTGACTACGTCAACATGGACTTCACTAAAAGAGAGAGCAATACACCAGCTCCCTCTACTCAAGGACTACCAGATTCGTGGGGCATAATTGCTGAACCCAGACAGTCAGccttttctaattatgtgaatgTTGAGTTTGGAGTGCCATTTCCAAATCCAGCAAACGACCTCTCAGATCTTTTAAGAGCTATACCACGTGCCAACCCCTTATCTCTGGACAGTGCTAGGTGGCcacttcctccccttcccctcagtGCTACAGGTAGCAATGCTATTGAGGAAGAGGGTGACTACATTGAAGTAATTTTCAACTCAGCAATGACACCAGCCATGGCTCTTGCTGACAGTGCCATTCGCTATGATGCTGAAACAGGTCGAATCTATGTGGTCGACCCATTTTCTGAGTGCTGTATGGATATTTCTCTCTCCCCTAGCCGATGTTCTGAACCACCACCTGTAGCTAGGCTGCTGCAGGAAGAAGAGCAGGAGAGAAGACGCCCACAAAGCCGTTCTCAAAGTTTCTTTGCAGCAGCCAGAGCCGCTGTCTCTGCTTTTCCAACAGACAGCCTCGAGAGAGACCTTTCCCCATCCTCAGCCCCGGCTGTCGCTTCGGCTGCAGAGCCGACTTTAGCCCTCAGCCAAGTTGTAGCTGCGGCCTCCGCGCTCGCCGCAGCCCCGGGCATCGGCGCAGCAGCCGCAGCTGCTGGATTTGACTCCGCCTCTGCCCGCTGGTTTCAACCTGTTGCTAATGCTGCTGATGCCGAAGCAGTAAGGGGAGCCCAAGACGTTGCCGGTGGCTCGAACCCTGGAGCCCACAACCCATCTGCAAACCTTGCCAGAGGTGATAACCAGGCTGGCGGGGCTGCCGCTGCAGCTGCCCCTCCGGAACCACCACCTCGCAGTCGCCGGGTGCCAAGACCCCCGGAGAGAGAAGATTCTGACAACGACGACGACACTTACGTGAGAATGGATTTTGCCAGACGTGATAACCAGTTCGACTCTCCCAAAAGAG AGTGA